A stretch of the Lolium perenne isolate Kyuss_39 chromosome 3, Kyuss_2.0, whole genome shotgun sequence genome encodes the following:
- the LOC127342410 gene encoding uncharacterized protein codes for MAPKRAAKKAAPPPPPPAESSDDETQSRSRSEDSEDEEALAESPIPAHTPVLNNTPAPAHKGDESESSDEEEEEDGDEEEEEEEEEPTRAAPPSAPKKRPPQPQIQQDSDTSGDEDEEEEEEAPPQSPPEPAPKKAAEVPKPPAAAETKKPGPFERMWSTNDDVRILEALAAHQKQHGALPQPEALVDVLAGKLDKSAYGSKELQNKVKSLRTRYLILSKRGQLPSKEHDRRVLELSKLVWTSTDKTSPVDAAAANAVVNGHEPKGFQEMCELYPHLAEEVKGLEAARPGMCKREFGKMDDGKARSMDEKIKKQRVMQIKVEMRHADLVKEVTKALLDLVDS; via the coding sequence ATGGCCCCGAAGCGCGCCGCCAAGAAGGCGGCCCCGCCGCCACCTCCGCCGGCTGAATCCTCTGATGACGAGACCCAGTCGCGCTCGCGCTCAGAGGATTCGGAGGACGAAGAGGCCCTCGCCGAGTCCCCTATCCCTGCCCACACTCCCGTCCTCAACAACACGCCTGCGCCGGCACACAAGGGCGATGAGTCGGAGTCGtctgacgaagaggaggaggaggatggcgatgaggaagaggaagaggaggaggaggagcccacCCGCGCGGCCCCTCCCTCCGCTCCCAAGAAGCGGCCCCCGCAGCCGCAGATACAGCAGGACTCCGACACTTCCGGcgacgaggatgaggaggaggaggaggaggcgccgccGCAGTCGCCGCCGGAGCCTGCCCCAAAGAAGGCGGCGGAGGTCCCCAAGCCCCCGGCGGCGGCCGAGACCAAGAAGCCAGGCCCATTCGAGCGCATGTGGTCCACCAACGACGACGTCCGTATCCTCGAGGCCCTGGCCGCTCACCAAAAGCAGCACGGCGCGCTCCCGCAGCCTGAAGCGCTCGTGGACGTCCTTGCCGGGAAGCTCGACAAATCTGCCTACGGCAGCAAGGAGCTCCAGAACAAGGTCAAAAGCCTCAGGACCCGCTACCTCATACTCAGCAAGAGGGGCCAGCTCCCCAGCAAGGAGCACGACCGCCGGGTCCTGGAGCTCTCCAAGCTCGTCTGGACAAGCACTGACAAGACCTCCCctgttgatgctgctgctgcGAATGCGGTGGTGAACGGTCATGAGCCCAAGGGGTTCCAGGAGATGTGTGAGCTGTACCCGCACCTAGCGGAGGAGGTGAAGGGGCTGGAGGCGGCGCGCCCGGGCATGTGCAAGAGGGAGTTCGGGAAGATGGACGATGGCAAGGCGCGTTCCATGGACGAGAAGATCAAGAAGCAGAGGGTGATGCAGATAAAGGTGGAGATGCGCCACGCTGACCTCGTCAAGGAGGTGACCAAGGCTCTGCTCGACCTTGTCGATTCATGA